One part of the Ailuropoda melanoleuca isolate Jingjing chromosome 6, ASM200744v2, whole genome shotgun sequence genome encodes these proteins:
- the PGAM1 gene encoding phosphoglycerate mutase 1 — MAAYKLVLIRHGESTWNLENRFSGWYDADLSPAGHEEAKRGGQALRDAGYEFDICFTSVQKRAIRTLWTVLDAIDQMWLPVVRTWRLNERHYGGLTGLNKAETAAKHGEAQVKIWRRSYDVPPPPMEPDHPFYSNISKDRRYADLTEDQLPSCESLKDTIARALPFWNEEIVPQIKEGKRVLIAAHGNSLRGIVKHLEGLSEEAIMELNLPTGIPMVYELDKNLKPIKPMQFLGDEETVRKAMEAVAAQGKAKK; from the exons ATGGCCGCATACAAGCTGGTGCTGATCCGGCACGGCGAGAGCACTTGGAACCTGGAGAACCGCTTTAGCGGCTGGTACGACGCCGACCTGAGCCCTGCCGGGCACGAGGAGGCGAAGCGTGGCGGGCAGGCGCTGCGAG ATGCTGGCTATGAGTTTGACATCTGCTTCACCTCAGTGCAGAAGAGAGCAATTCGGACTCTCTGGACAGTGCTGGATGCCATTGACCAAATGTGGCTGCCAGTAGTGAGGACTTGGCGCCTCAATGAGCGGCACTATGGGGGTCTGACTGGCCTTAATAAAGCAGAAACTGCTGCCAAGCATGGTGAGGCCCAGGTGAAGATCTGGAGGCGTTCCTATGATGTCCCACCACCTCCAATGGAACCTGACCATCCCTTCTACAGCAACATCAGTAAG gaTCGAAGGTATGCAGACCTCACTGAAGATCAGCTTCCCTCCTGTGAGAGTCTGAAGGACACAATTGCCAGAGCTCTGCCCTTTTGGAATGAAGAAATAGTTCCCCAGATCAAGGAGGGGAAACGAGTACTGATTGCAGCCCATGGCAACAGCCTTCGGGGCATTGTCAAGCATCTGGAGG GTCTTTCTGAAGAGGCTATCATGGAGCTGAACCTGCCAACAGGTATTCCCATGGTCTATGAACTGGACAAGAACTTGAAGCCCATCAAGCCCATGCAGTTCCTGGGGGATGAAGAGACCGTGCGTAAAGCCATGGAAGCCGTGGCTGCCCAGGGCAAGGCCAAAAAGTGA